From a region of the Streptomyces sp. NBC_01454 genome:
- a CDS encoding cytochrome P450, giving the protein MQERDLMDARAFAGGVPHDYFRHLRGRPGLTRAYDAEGYPFWYLVRHADVVRASREHDTFHSGPSTMTSVRQDSTGLPLISFLDAPAHTRLRKLAFKGFTPARLAALEKPVAAIVDRILDDCAAGGEFDLAEDIAMQLPLEVLTALIGVPPVERAQVVEWTRHTVNLGDPDYHHSTPEKAGVAFGNLMAYFEELVGRRRAAPADDLFSVLLAAGNDTTGRLEPQEIALFATTLMGAGSETTYCSVTGGVLALLDHPGQLAALRADRALIPLAVEEIIRWVTPATHFARQVARDTEIAGTPVRAGERAVLWYTSANRDESAFDHPERFDVGRQPNPHVSFGGGGPHVCIGRGLATLELRLLLAALLDRLPRLELTGPPVRSTTNFMNSFRQMPARFV; this is encoded by the coding sequence ATGCAGGAAAGGGATCTCATGGACGCGCGGGCCTTCGCCGGCGGCGTCCCCCACGACTACTTCCGCCACCTGCGCGGCCGCCCGGGACTCACCCGGGCCTACGACGCCGAGGGGTACCCGTTCTGGTACCTGGTGCGCCACGCCGACGTGGTACGGGCCTCGCGCGAGCACGACACCTTCCACTCCGGCCCGAGCACGATGACCTCGGTGCGTCAGGACAGCACGGGCCTGCCGCTCATCTCGTTCCTGGACGCCCCCGCACACACCCGCCTGCGCAAGCTCGCCTTCAAGGGGTTCACCCCCGCCCGCCTGGCCGCGCTGGAGAAGCCGGTGGCGGCGATCGTGGACCGCATCCTCGACGACTGCGCCGCCGGCGGCGAGTTCGACCTGGCCGAGGACATCGCGATGCAGCTGCCGCTGGAGGTGCTGACCGCACTCATCGGGGTGCCGCCCGTCGAACGCGCCCAGGTCGTCGAGTGGACCCGGCACACCGTCAACCTCGGCGACCCGGACTACCACCACAGCACGCCCGAGAAGGCGGGGGTCGCGTTCGGGAACCTCATGGCGTACTTCGAGGAACTGGTCGGGCGGCGGCGCGCCGCACCGGCGGACGACCTCTTCTCGGTGCTGCTCGCGGCCGGCAACGACACCACGGGCCGGCTGGAGCCGCAGGAGATCGCCCTGTTCGCCACCACCCTCATGGGGGCGGGCAGCGAGACGACGTACTGCTCGGTCACCGGCGGCGTGCTCGCGCTGCTCGACCACCCCGGGCAGCTGGCGGCACTGCGGGCCGACCGCGCCCTGATCCCGCTCGCCGTCGAGGAGATCATCCGCTGGGTCACCCCCGCGACGCACTTCGCCCGCCAGGTGGCCCGGGACACCGAGATCGCCGGCACGCCCGTCCGCGCCGGGGAGCGGGCGGTGCTCTGGTACACCTCCGCCAACCGCGACGAGTCCGCCTTCGACCACCCCGAACGCTTCGACGTCGGCCGGCAGCCCAACCCGCACGTGTCCTTCGGCGGCGGCGGACCGCACGTCTGCATCGGGCGCGGCCTGGCCACGCTGGAACTGCGGCTGCTGCTCGCGGCCCTGCTCGACCGGCTGCCCCGCCTCGAACTCACCGGCCCCCCGGTGCGCAGCACCA
- a CDS encoding methyltransferase: MTGIAAHDGAGTSTPAGILRLANAFCDAKALLSAVELDLFTTLRDDARTPQEIGAALGLHGRGLRDWLQLLVGLDLLERDGDRYRNAPGARHYLVRGEPLYIGGFLERSNRNLYPAWGRLTEALRTGKPQAGGDFFTMIEDPRLLGQFVNMMDALTHVLAPQLLAAYDGWDRHATVLDVGGCRGNMAARIVAAHPHLTGRVFDLPQMAPLFDEKMAELGMTGKVTFHPGDFFTQELPEADLVVIGHALHDWSAEQRRLLVHKAFRSVRPGGELLVYDRMLDEDPRHVENLVISLDMLLVTDGGSEYTVAELRDHATSAGFASVTDRPLGDYDTLVVCRKAG; encoded by the coding sequence ATGACGGGCATCGCTGCCCACGACGGCGCGGGTACCTCCACGCCGGCTGGCATCCTGCGGTTGGCCAATGCCTTCTGCGACGCCAAGGCGCTGCTGAGCGCCGTGGAACTGGACCTGTTCACCACCCTGCGCGACGACGCCAGAACTCCGCAGGAGATCGGCGCGGCGCTCGGCCTGCACGGCCGGGGACTGCGTGACTGGCTCCAGCTCCTGGTGGGACTCGACCTGCTGGAGCGCGACGGCGACCGCTACCGCAACGCACCGGGGGCCCGCCATTACCTGGTGCGGGGCGAACCCCTGTACATCGGCGGCTTCCTGGAGCGGTCCAACCGCAACCTGTACCCGGCGTGGGGCCGGCTCACCGAGGCGCTGCGCACCGGCAAGCCGCAGGCCGGGGGCGACTTCTTCACCATGATCGAAGACCCCCGGCTGCTGGGCCAGTTCGTCAACATGATGGACGCGCTCACCCACGTCCTGGCCCCGCAGCTGCTGGCGGCCTACGACGGCTGGGACCGCCACGCAACCGTCCTCGACGTCGGGGGCTGCCGCGGCAACATGGCGGCCCGGATCGTGGCCGCCCACCCGCACCTGACCGGGCGGGTCTTCGACCTTCCGCAGATGGCCCCGCTGTTCGACGAGAAGATGGCCGAACTCGGGATGACCGGCAAGGTCACCTTCCACCCGGGGGACTTCTTCACCCAGGAGCTGCCCGAGGCGGACCTCGTCGTCATCGGCCACGCCCTGCACGACTGGAGCGCCGAGCAGCGCCGGCTCCTGGTGCACAAGGCGTTCCGCAGCGTACGCCCCGGCGGCGAGCTGCTGGTGTACGACCGGATGCTCGACGAGGACCCACGCCACGTGGAGAACCTGGTCATCAGCCTCGACATGCTGCTGGTCACCGACGGCGGCAGCGAGTACACCGTCGCCGAACTGCGCGACCACGCCACCTCGGCGGGGTTCGCCTCGGTCACCGACCGGCCGCTCGGCGACTACGACACCCTCGTCGTCTGCCGCAAGGCGGGCTGA